The Leisingera daeponensis DSM 23529 genome includes the window CTGCTTCTTGGCGATCTGGGTGAAGGCATCCAGCGCGCCAGTGCGCACCAGTGCGCCCATGATGATGAACATCGCGGCGATGGTCCAGGGCGCCGGGTTGGCCAGCACCGGCAGCGCCTCGCTGTACGGCAGGACGCCCGTGGCCAGCATGGCCGCCACGCCGGTCAGCGCCACCACCTCGGTCGGGTAAGTCTCCCGCAGGAACGCCACAAACATGGCCAGGACAATCGCAAGCGCCACGATGGGGCTGCCGGTGTCACCAAATTGGAAAAACTGCATGTGCCGTGACTATGCCCATATTGTTTAAGGCGGGTTTAGCGCGCGGGACAGCGCTCTGCCATCGCGCAGTTTCCCTGAAACCCTTTGGCGGAGCAAGAAATTCCGCACCTGCACAGGCGCGCCCGGTGCCATTCAGGAGAATCCGCAGAAATTCCCGGCAGTTCAGGCCGATCCTGCCGCCCCAGCCTGCCGGCGGCGGCCAGAGGCCGCCGTTCAGAGAGCCGATTCCTGCAGGAGCCCGCCGTTGCGCACCATGCGAATCTGCTTTGCAGCGCCGGTGCGGTCGTCGGTCTCGACAAAGACGCCGGACAGGGTGGCTTCGCCGTCTGCGGGGGTAAAGCGGGTTTTGGGCATACCGGTCAGGAAGCGGCGCATCGGTTCGGCCTTGTCCATGCCGATGACCGAATTGTAGTCGCCGCACATGCCCGCATCGGTCAGATAGCCTGTGCCTTCGGACAGGATCTGCGCGTCCGCGGTCGGCACATGGGTGTGGGTGCCTGCAACCAGCGACGCGCGGCCGTTGCAGAAATGGCCCATTGCCATCTTCTCCGAGGTGGCCTCGCAATGCATGTCGACGATCACCGCCTGCGCCAGCCCGCCGCGCGGATGCGCTTTCAGAACCGCCTCCACCGCGCCGAAGGGGTCGTCAAAGGCGCGTTTCATGAACACCTGGCCCAGCACCTGCGCCACCAGCACCTTGCGTCCGCCCGGCGCGTTGAACAGGCGGTAGCCGCGGCCGGGGGCGCCCTTGGCAAAGTTCAAGGGGCGGATGATGCGCGGCTCTTTCTCGATGTACTGCAGCATGTCCTTCTGGTCGAAGGCATGATCGCCCAGCGTCAGGCAGTCGACGCCTGCGTCCAGCAGCAGCTTGGCGTGCTCACCGCTCAGCCCCATGCCGTTGGAGGCGTTTTCGCCGTTGACCACAACAAAATCGAGCCGCCACTCGTCACGCAGCCGCGGCAGATTTTCGGTGATGGCACGGCGCCCGGCGCGGCCCATCACATCGCCTAGAAACAGAATTCGCATTGCGGCGTGGTACGCGGATGCGCCCGGCAGGACAAGTCCCGCCGCAAGCGCGCGAAACTTTTCTGAAAAGTTTTGCCCAGAATTTTAACATATCCTGGCTGCCCGGGGCGGCGTCAGCGTGAAAACTGCAGGATGCGGCTTTCCGTGACGACCATATCGAGCGGCTGGTCGGTGGGTTCCAGCGGCAGGTCTTCGGCCTCTTGCGCGTCAAAGGCGAACCCGATCGCCAGCGTGGCGCGCTTGCCGCGCAGCAGTTCCAGCGTGCGGTCGTAAAAGCCGCCGCCATAGCCAAGCCGCCCGCCGTTCGCATCAAAGGCAACCAGCGGCACCACCAGGATTTCCGGCTCGAAGAAGTCATCATCCTCCGGCACCATGGCGCCAAAGGGGCCTTCGCGCAGCGGGCCATCGGGCTGCCAGCGGCTGAACTTCAGCGGCTGCCCCGCCCCCAGGATCACCGGCACGCCGACGGGGCCGTGCGCCGCCGCCTCGGCCATCGCAGGCACGGGATCAATCTCTGTGCGGATCGGCATGTAGCCCGACAGCGGCACGCCGCGGTAGCCGGCCAGCACCTCTGACAGGCGGCCTGCGGCGCCCGGGATGTTGCGGTCGAACGCCCCCTTGCGGCGGGCAAAGGCAGCTTTGCGGGCGGCGGCCTTGATTTCGGTCAGATCGGTCATGGCGGTCTCCTACAGCAATACGGCGGCGGCCAGACCGAGGAAGGCAAAGAAGCCAACCACATCGGTCACCGTGGTCACAAAGGCGCCGGAGGCAAGCGCGGGGTCAACTCCGGCTTTCTCCAATAGAACCGGGATCACCGTTCCCGCCAGTCCCGCCACGACCAGATTGACCACCATAGCGACGGCAATCACCACGCCCAGCATCGGCGAGCCGAACCAGGCCAGCCCCACCAGCCCCATGACGATGGCAAAGATCACCCCGTTGACCAGCCCCACCAGCACCTCCCGCCGGATCACCCGCCAAACGTTGGAGCCGGTCAGGTCGCGGGTGGCAATGGCGCGCACCGCGACGGTCAGCGACTGGGTGCCTGCGTTGCCGCCCATCGAGGCGACGATCGGCATCAGCACGGCCAATGCCACGATCTGGGCAATCGCGGCCTCGAACTGGGCGATGACCAGCGAGGCCAGCACCGCCGTCACCAGGTTGACCGCCAGCCAGGGGAAACGGCGCTTGGTGGTCTCGATCACCCGGTCCGCCAGCGAGCTCTCCTCGCCAACGCCGGCCAGGCGCAGGATGTCTTCCTCGTGCTCCTCGTCCAGCACGATCATCGCGTCGTCGATGGTGATGACCCCGACCAGGCGGCCCTCGTCATCGACCACCGGCGCGGAAATCAGGTGGTACTGGTTGAAGGCATAGGCCACGTCTTCCTCGTCCTGATCCGCCGGAATGACCTGAAAGGTGTCCTCCATCAGATCGGTCAGCGGCACCTCGCGCTTGGAGGCCATGATCCGCCCGAGGGTGACATTGCCGACCGGATGGGCGCGCGGATCGACCACCACCACGTGGTAGAACTGTTCCGGCAGATCGTCGGATGAGCGCATGTAATCAATGGCCTGGCCGACGTTCCAATGTTCCGGCGCCATCACGACCTCGCGCTGCATCAAGCGCCCGGCGGAACTTTCCGGATAGCTCAGCGATTGCTCGACCGCGACCCGGTCGGCATCCTCCAGAACTTCCAGAATCGCTTCCTGCTGCGGCTCTCCCAGGTCTTCCAGGAGGTCGACCACGTCGTCGCTTTCCAGCTCCCGCACAGCCTCGGCCAGAACCGCGGGGTTGAGGATCGAGATCACTTCCTCGCGGATGCTTTCGTGCAGTTCCGAGAGGATTTCGCCGTCGAACTCGCGGTCATAAAGATGGATCAGCCGGGTGCGCTCAGCAGAGTCAATCTGCTCCAGAAGGTCGGCGATGTCCGCCGCGTGCAGGTCTTCCAGCAAGCTGGTCAGGGTCTGCTGGTCCCCCTGCTCCACCGCCTCCAGAACCTGTGCCACCAGCTTGCGGTCGAGGTGGTAGGCGTCGTCCTGAGACACGTCGCCGCTGATGTTGTCGCCGCTGCTCATGTGATGCCCCCGGGTTATTTTGTGAGTATTTGCCTGCAAAATAAAAGAAGCCGCTACCGGAAAACAATGACATTGGCATAATCTGTCCGAAGCTGATGCGGCGGGTATCCTGCATGGGGCGGTTTTGCAAGGAAAGGGTTGGAGAAATGGCCACCGGTTTCATCCTGAAGGGGCAGGTTCTGTCCTTCTCCGGCTCCCCCTTTGGCGGCGGGCAGCCGGAAGACGCGGCGCGTCTGCAGGAGGCAGTGGCGGTGCAGGACGGGCTGATCGCGGGTGCCGGCACGCTGGCCGGGATGCAGGCGCTGCTGCCGGAGGCTGAGGTCCGCGATCACGGGCAGAACCTGATCCTGGCCGGCTTTGTCGATGCCCATGTGCACTACCCGCAGACCGCGATTATCGCCAGCTGGGGCAAGCGGCTGATCGACTGGCTGAACAGCTATACTTTTCCGGAAGAAATGCGGTTCGCGGACCGCGGCTATGCCGATGAAATCGCGGGGCGCTACCTGGATTTGACCACGGCGCATGGCACCACCACCGTCTGCAGCTACTGCACCATACATCCCGAAAGCGCGGATGCGTTCTTTGCCGCGGCGCAGGCGCGCGGGCAGCGGGTGGCCGGGGGCAAGACCTGCATGGACCGCAACGCGCCGGAGGGGCTGCGGGACACGGCGCAGTCGGCCTATGACGACAGCGAGGCCCTGATCCGCCGCTGGCACGGGGTGGACCGGCTGGAGTACGCCATCACCCCGCGGTTC containing:
- a CDS encoding 5-formyltetrahydrofolate cyclo-ligase, giving the protein MTDLTEIKAAARKAAFARRKGAFDRNIPGAAGRLSEVLAGYRGVPLSGYMPIRTEIDPVPAMAEAAAHGPVGVPVILGAGQPLKFSRWQPDGPLREGPFGAMVPEDDDFFEPEILVVPLVAFDANGGRLGYGGGFYDRTLELLRGKRATLAIGFAFDAQEAEDLPLEPTDQPLDMVVTESRILQFSR
- a CDS encoding TIGR00282 family metallophosphoesterase, with the protein product MRILFLGDVMGRAGRRAITENLPRLRDEWRLDFVVVNGENASNGMGLSGEHAKLLLDAGVDCLTLGDHAFDQKDMLQYIEKEPRIIRPLNFAKGAPGRGYRLFNAPGGRKVLVAQVLGQVFMKRAFDDPFGAVEAVLKAHPRGGLAQAVIVDMHCEATSEKMAMGHFCNGRASLVAGTHTHVPTADAQILSEGTGYLTDAGMCGDYNSVIGMDKAEPMRRFLTGMPKTRFTPADGEATLSGVFVETDDRTGAAKQIRMVRNGGLLQESAL
- the mgtE gene encoding magnesium transporter, with translation MSSGDNISGDVSQDDAYHLDRKLVAQVLEAVEQGDQQTLTSLLEDLHAADIADLLEQIDSAERTRLIHLYDREFDGEILSELHESIREEVISILNPAVLAEAVRELESDDVVDLLEDLGEPQQEAILEVLEDADRVAVEQSLSYPESSAGRLMQREVVMAPEHWNVGQAIDYMRSSDDLPEQFYHVVVVDPRAHPVGNVTLGRIMASKREVPLTDLMEDTFQVIPADQDEEDVAYAFNQYHLISAPVVDDEGRLVGVITIDDAMIVLDEEHEEDILRLAGVGEESSLADRVIETTKRRFPWLAVNLVTAVLASLVIAQFEAAIAQIVALAVLMPIVASMGGNAGTQSLTVAVRAIATRDLTGSNVWRVIRREVLVGLVNGVIFAIVMGLVGLAWFGSPMLGVVIAVAMVVNLVVAGLAGTVIPVLLEKAGVDPALASGAFVTTVTDVVGFFAFLGLAAAVLL